CCGCATCGCGCAGTTCTCGCCGCCGGCAGCTGTTCCGGTGCTGGTGGACGGCGACCACGTGATCTTCGATTCGCTGGCGATCATGGAGTACGCCAGTGAGCTGGGCGCAACGCCCTTGCTGCCCGCCGATATCCAGCAGCGCGCCCGGGCGCGCTCGCTGCTGGCGTGGGTCCACAGCGGCCTGTCCGGCATCTGCGCACGACTGTCGTTCGAGAGTTCGTTCTACCCGCAGCGACGCGCGATGACGGCCGACGAAGTCGAACAGTGCGATCGCCTCTGCCGGGTATGGGAGCAGGCGCTGGCCGAAAGCGGCGGCCCGTGGCTGTTCGGCGCATTGTCGCTGGCGGACCTGGCCTTCGTTCCCGTGGTCCAGCGGATCGTGTCGCATCGACCGGACCTCGATGGATTTCCGCTTGCGCACGACTGGTGCGAGCGCCTGTTGGCGCGGCCGTCGGTGGTCGAATGGATGGACGAAGCCAGGGCCTTGCCAGTGGTCGTCATGGACGACTACAAGCCCTGAACTTGCATGCCCTGAGCTTGCATGCCCTGAGCTAAAACGCAGGTTGGCTTCGCCGCCGAGCCGGCCGCTGCTGCGATGCAGCGACTGCAGCAGCGGATGCAACTGCGCGAAGCCGGCGCCGAAACCACTGGGTCACCGCATTCCCGCCAAGCGATTCGACATCTGCCATGGCACGCCCCTACCGTGATGTCGCTTTGAGGTTCTCGATGTAACCAATCCCCATGACCTTGAGGATCAGGTTCCGCACCGCCTTGCCGGCAGGGTAGAAGAACCCGGCACGGCCGCGGCCGCCGAAGAACAGATAGTTGATGCGATTGAACAGGCCCGACGGCGTACTGAGCAGCGTCAGCACGCGGATGGCCTCGGGGCCGTAATAGAGGACGTCCTCGAACTTGACGACCATGCCCTGGTCGATGTCCAGACCGGCGGCGGTGATCTCGTCCATCAGCGGGCCCGGCTGGCGGGCATCGACCAGGTGCAGCTGCCCCACCGCATCGCGGATGCGCGCATGGCGGCAGTAAGTGTTGCAGACGGGGCACTCACCGTCGTAGACCAGCCAGACCTCGCCCTTTTCCCTGGAACTGCTCATGTGCGTCTCCTTCGAGGGGTGGATAACCTTCCAGTTATGCGCTACGTTACTCGTTAATTAACTAAATAGCTAACTAACTATGAAAGTGGATGCGGTCTTCGAGGCGCTGGCATCGACGCCCCGTCGCAAGATCCTCGCGTACCTTTCGGAGACCTCGATGACCGCAGGGGAGATCGCCGAGCGCTTCGAGATGAGCAAGCCGGCGCTGTCCAAGCACCTGAAGATCCTCGAGAACGCCGGCCTGGTCCGCGGCGAGAAGAAGGGCCAGTTCGTCCACTACAGCCTGGCCGACCAGAACATGCTGGCGACGCTGCACAGCTTCCTGACCACGTTCTGCCCGGTCGGCGGTCCGCTCAAGCGCGAGAGCGCGGCGGTGGCCAAGGCCAAGGGCAAGCGATCGACCTGAGTGCGCTCGACTCAAAGTCCGCCGCAGCACCATTGTCATCTGAACGTTTCATCTGAACGTTTCATCAACCCGCAATCTGGAATTCACGATTCTTTACTACTGCAGTCGCCACCATGCCGCCTGTTTTTCCGGAAGAGGCGTCGACAAGGTGTTGACTATGCGGATGGATGTTTTCGTGGTGGGGAAGGACGACGGTTACGTCGTGGCGCCCTGCGGTGCGCCGTTGCCCGACGATGAGATGGCGGTGCTGGGCGATCTGCGCTTCGGCTGGACGCTCGACAGCGAGATGGCCGCGCCACGCCTGGACTGGCAGGGCATCGCCAAGGACATCGACGCGCGCGGCTACAGCATCGTGCCGCAGGGCGATGTCGGTGGATTGCTGGGCGCGCCGCAGCAGGAGCTGAGCGCCTTCTACCCGGAGTACCACCTGCGGTTCGCGGCCTAGACCGCGTGCCCTCGAACGCCCGGGCGCCAAGCGCTCGGGCTGGTGTGGAGTGGGGGATCAGGGGCCAGTCTCGCCTGACGCGACGCCGCCCCGTACAGTGGCGGCATTGCCCCTCGCGTTGCCGTCATGCCCAAGCCCGCAGCAAAACCCGCCTCCAAGTCCCGCACCGCCTACGTCTGCTCCGAATGCGGGGCCGATTTCACCAAGTGGCAAGGGCAGTGCGGCGAATGCGGCGGCTGGAACACGCTGAGCGAGTTCGTGGTCGAGCCGGCAGCCAAGGCCGGCGCCAGCGTCGCCGCAAGCCGCCGCAGCAGCTGGGCCGGACGCGCCGATGCACCGGCAGTCACCGCGCTGAGCGACGTCCGCCATAGCGAGGAAGACCGCGTCAGCACGGGCATCGGCGAGTTCGATCGCGTCCTGGGCGGCGGACTGGTGCACGGCTCTGTCGTGCTGGTAGGCGGCGATCCGGGGATCGGCAAGTCGACGCTGCTGCTGCAGGCGATCAGCAAGATGGCCGGGAGCCTGCCGGGGCTGTACGTCACCGGCGAAGAGTCGCTGGCGCAGGTCGCCGGCCGTGCCGCGCGCCTGGGCGTGTCGGTCGAAGGCGTGCATGCGCTGGCCGAAACCGGAGTCGAGCGCGTGCTCGAGCATGCGGTGAAGATGCGTCCGGGCCTGATCGTCGCCGACTCGGTGCAGACCTTGTGGACCGAGGAACTCAGTGCCGCGCCCGGCTCGGTCAGCCAGGTGCGCGAGAGCGCCGCGCGACTGGTGCGCTATGCCAAGGAAACCGGAACCGCCGTGTTCCTGGTCGGCCACGTCACCAAGGAGGGCGGCATCGCCGGTCCGCGCGTGCTTGAGCACATGGTCGATGCGGTGCTGTATTTCGAGGGCGAGAGCGGCAGCCGTTTCCGCGTGCTGCGCGCCTTCAAGAACCGCTTCGGCGCGGTGAATGAGCTGGGCGTGTTCGTGATGGGCGACAAAGGCCTGCGCGAAGTGCCCAATCCTTCGGCGATTTTCTTGTCTGGCAGCCACAGCCCGCAGCCGGGCAGCTGCGTGATGGTCACGCGCGAAGGCACGCGACCGCTTCTGGTCGAGGTGCAGGCGCTGGTCGATGCTTCGCCGCTGTCGAACCCGCGCCGCGTCGCGGTCGGCATGGAGGGCAATCGCCTGGCGATGCTGCTGGCGGTGCTGCACCGCCATGGCGGTGTCGGCGTCGGTGACCAGGACGTGTTCGTCAATGTGGTTGGCGGCATCCGCGTGCAGGAAACCGCGGCCGACCTGCCGGTGCTGTTGGCCGTGCTGTCGTCGCTGCGCGACCGGCCGCTGGCCGAGCAGACCGTGGCCTTCGGCGAGGTCGGCCTGTCCGGCGAGATCCGGCCGGTGCCCAATGGCGAGGAGCGCCTGAAGGAGGCCGCCACGCACGGCTTCAAGCGCGCGATCGTGCCCAGGTCGAACGCGCCCAAGAGTGGGCGAGTCGGCGACATGGAAGTGATTGCGGTGGAGCGACTGGCGGACGCGCTCGAGCAGGCCTGACCCCTCGCGCAGACCCGGGTGCGGCCTTCGGCCTTACCCGGGCTACGAGGCGATCGGTAGCCCCGGTAAGCAAGGCGCACCCGGGACCCCCGCGCGCGACCCGGATGTGACCTTTGGCCTTGCCCGGGCTACACCGCAAACACGACCGTGCGATGGCCGTTGAGCAGGATGCGATCGTCCAGCCAGTAGCGCAGTGCCTGCGCCAGCACGCGGCGTTCGATGTCGCGACCGATGCGGATCAGGTCGTTCGGTGTGTCGTGGTGGCTGACGCGCTGGGTGTCCTGCTCGATGATCGGGCCTTCATCCAGGTCGGCAGTGATGAAGTGCGCCGTGGCGCCGATCAACTTGACCCCTCGCGCGTGCGCCGCGTGATACGGGCGCGCGCCCTTGAAACCGGGCAGGAACGAGTGGTGGATGTTGATGCAGCGTCCGGCCAGCCGCGTCGCCAGTGTTTCCGACAGCACCTGCATGTAGCGCGCGAGCACGACGAGCTCGGTGCCGGTGTGCTCGATCAATGCCAGGAGCTCGGCTTCCTGCTCGTGCTTGCGGCCCTTCACGACCGGAAGGCAGTGGAACGGGATCCCGTCCAGGTCGAGGTATTGATACGTCTCGCGCGGGTGGTTGGACACCACGCCGGTGATTTCCATCGCCAGTTCGCCGATGCGCCAGCGGTAGAGCACATCGGCCAGGCAGTGGTCGAACTTCGAGGCCAGCAGCATCACCCGCCGCGGCACATCGCGATCACGCAGCGACCAGCGCATGCCGAAGCCGTCGGCCAGGGTTGCGAAGGTGTCGCGCAGCGCGTCGATCGCGCCGGTCTCCAGCGCGAATACCGTGCGCATGAAGAAGCGGTCGGTTTCCAGGTCGTTGTATTGCTGGGCGTCGAGGATGTTGCCCTCGAAGCGCAGCAGCTGCCCGGTCACGGCGTTGACGATGCCGGGGCGGTCCGGGCAGGAGAGGGTGAGGACGTAGTGGGAGGAGGGCATCGGGGCATCGCGTGGGGTTCCATGCGATACAACGGCGTTTACGCCTCTCCCTGGCCGCCTTCGCGGCCTGTCCCTCCCCCACGAGGGGGGAGGGTCGAGCGATCAGTGCCCGCCAGCCGCCGCGCCGCCGCCCATCTTCGCCGCGAACGGCGGCTTGGCGAACCAGACGAACACGATCACCAGCAGGAACAGGATTCCCAGCAGGTGGAAGATCTCGTTGAAACCGATCTGCACCGCCTGCTGCGAGATCATCTGGTTCAACGCCACCGCGCCGCGCTGTGGATCGCCCTGGCCCAGTGCCGTCACCGTCTGCTGCATCGCCGGATCGTAGGCACTGATGCTCTCGGTCAGGCGTGCATGGTGCACGGTACTTCGCTGGTTCCAGGCCCACGTCGTCAGCGAGGCGGCGAAACTGCCGCCCAGCGTGCGCACGAATGTGGCCAGGCCGGAACCGGCGGCGATCTCGTGCGGCTCCAGGTCCGACAGCAGGATCGTCAGCACCGGCATGAAGAACAGCGCCACGCCCAGCCCCTGCCACAGTTGCACTTCGGCGACCCGCTCGAAGTTCACGTCGAGGTTGAACCCGGCACGGATGAAACTGGTGCCGGCCATCACGATGAAGGCGAACGTGGCGAGGATGCGCAGGTCGAACTTCGGCGCGTACTTGCCGACCAGTGGCGTCAGCAACACCGGCAGGATGCCGATCGGCGCACTGGCATAACCGGCCCAGATCGGCGTGTAGCCGAGGTTGCGCTGCAGCCACAGTGGCACCAGCAGGCCGACGCTGAAGAACGCCGAGTAGGCCATCACCATCGCCAGCGTGCCGCTGGCGAAGTTGCGGTGGCGGAACAGGCGCAGGTTGACGATCGGGTCCTTCTCGGTGAGCTCCCAGATCACGAAGACCACCAGGGCAACCGCCGCGACAATTGCCAGCCAGACGATCTTGGTCGAGTTGAACCAGTCTTCGTCGTTGCCCAGGTCGAGCATGATCTGCAGCGCGCCGACGCCGAGCACCAGCATCGCCAGGCCCATGTAGTCCATCTTCGGCTTTTCGTGGCGTTCCGGCCGGCCCTTGAGCTGCCTGCCGACCACGATGCTGGAGAAGATGCCGATGGGAATGTTGATGAAGAAGATCCATTCCCAGCTGTAGTTGTCGGTGATCCAGCCACCAAGAATTGGCCCGGCGATGGGCGCGACCACGGTCACCATCGCCAGCAGGGCGATGGCCTGTCCGCGTTTGTGCGGTGGATAGATCGAGATCAGCAGCGCCTGCGTCACCGGGTACATCGGACCGGCGACGAAGCCCTGCAGTGCGCGCGCGGCGACCAGCAGCCCCATGCTGTTGGCCAGGCCGCACAGCAGCGAGGCGATCACGAATGCCAGCGTCGCCCAGGTGAACAACGTGCGCTCGCCGAAGCGGCGCGTCATGAAGCCGGTCAGTGGCAGCGCGATCGCGTTGCTGACCGCGAACGACGTGATCACCCACGTCGCCTGGTTGGCACTGGCTCCGAGGTTGCCGGAGATGGTCGGCAGCGAGACGTTGGCGATGGTGGTGTCGAGCACCTGCATGAACGACGCCAGCGCAAGGCCAATCGTCGTCAACGCCATGTTGGGTGGGCGGAAGGCCGCCGCCGCGGGGGCGGGCGGCGGCGTTACCGGCAACCCGGCGTTTTCTTCCTGTTGCGCAATGGTGGACATGGCGTGCTTGGACCGCTCAGTTGTGGGCCGCGGTCGGCAGGTTCTGCTTGATGACCTTGCCGATCAGCGCGTTGGCGTCGTTGAGCTGCTGCTCATAGGCGGCCGTGGTGAACAGGGTCTTGCCGCCCTTGCGCGCGTCGGCCAGCACAGCGCCGTCCTGGTCGCGCACGGTGACGTCCACATGCATGCTCAGGCCCAGGCGCAGCGGGTGCTCGGCGAGCTGCTTGGGTTCGATCTCGATGCGTACCGGCACACGCTGCACGATCTTGATCCAGTTGCCGCTGGCGTTCTGCGCCGGCAGCAGCGAGAACGCACTGCCGGTGCCCATGCCGAGGCTGGCGACCTTGCCGTCGTACTCGACGCCGCTGCCATAGAGGTCGGCGCGGACCTTCACCGGCTGGCCGATGCGCATGCGCGAGAGCTGGGTTTCCTTGAAGTTGGCTTCGACCCAGATCTGCTCCAGCGGCACGATCGTCATCAGCGTCGTACCCGGCTGCACGCGCTGGCCGAGCTGCACCTGGCGCTTGGCGACGTAGCCCGACACCGGCGCGACGATCGCGGTGCGCTGCAGGTTCAGATAGGCCTGGCGCAGCTGCGAGGCAGCGGCCTCGACCTGCGGCTGGCTGCTGACCGTGGTCGAGTCGACCAGGGCGCGGTTGCGCGACAGGTTGCCGTTGATCGAGCGCAGGCCGGCTTCGAGCACGGCCAGTTCGTTGCGGGCGTGGGCGAGTTCTTCGGCCGACACCGCACCGTTGCCGACCAGGCCTTCGCGACGCTTGAGGTCGGCGCGTGCGCGCTCGACCGTGGCCTGGCGCGCGGCCAGGTCGGCGGCACCGGCATCGACCGCGCTGTACAGGCCGCGCACCTGGCGGACAGTGTTGGCGAGGTTGGCGACGGACTGGTCGAAGGCGACGCGCGCATCGTTCGGATCCAGGTGCACCAGCGCCTGGCCGGCGACCACCTTCATGCCGTCGTCGGCGTCGATGCCGACCACGGTGCCGATGGTCTGCGGCACGATGCTGACGACGTTGCCCTGCGCGTACGCGTCGTCGGTGTCCTCGTGCCAGCGTGCAACCAGCATGTACCAGGTCGACCACGACAGGCCGGCCACGACCACGACGGCGAGGAGGATCAGCAGCGCACGCTTGCGCTTGCCGTTGGACGGGGGCACTGCGCCCTTGGGGGCGTTGGGATTGGGTTCGGTGGTCATGGCGTGGAGGCCTTGGCGATGTCGTGATTGGTGTCGTTGGTGGTGTCGGGCGCGGTCAGGGCGAGTCCGCCGCCGAGGGCGCGATCCAGGTCGATCGATGCGGCCAGTCGCTGTGCATGCAGGACGGTCAGGACGCGGTCGGCTTCGAGCAGCGGGCGCTGCGCGGCAAGCACGTCCAACTGCGTGCCAAGCCCGGCGCGGTAGCGCGAGGTGGCGATGTCCCAGGCGTCCTGCGCTGCATCGCGCGCCTGCGTGGCCGAAACAATCTGGCCGTCGAGCGAGCGTGCCGCGTGCAGCGCGTCGGCGACTTCGCGCAGCGCGCCGACCAGCGTCTGGTTGTAGGTGGCCACGGCGAGGTCGTAATCGGCATCGCTGCGCGCAAGCTGGTTGCGCAGGCGGCCACCGTCGAAGATCGGCAGGGTCAGGGCAGGGCCGCCGCCGTAGACCAGGGCGTCGCTGGAGAACAGGTCGCCGAGGTTGCCGGCGGCCACGCCGGCGATCGCGACCAGGTTGACGGTCGGGTAGAACGCCGCCTTGCTGGCCTTGATGCCCTGCTGCGACGCTTCCACGCGCCAGCGCGCAGCGACGACGTCGGGGCGATGGCCGAGCAGTTCGCTCGGCAGCACCGACGGCACGCGCGGCGTGCTCGCGTTGAGCAGGCCGGGCTGGGCGATGTCGCGACCGCGGTCCGGACCCTTGCCAAGCAGCGCGGCCAGCGCATTGCGGGTGATCTCGATCTCGTGCTCGCTGGCCTGGATCTGTTGCTGCGCGCTGGCGACGGCGCTCTCGGCCTGACGGATCTGCAACTGGTTGTCGAGGCCGGCGGCGACGCGCTGGCGACCGAGGTCGAGCAGCTGCGATGCACGCTCATGATCGGACACGGCGACATCGTGCGCGGCGAATGCCTGCGCAAGCGCGACATAGGTGCGGGCGATGCTGGACGACAGCGTCAGGCGCGCGGCCTGCGCGTCGACTTCGGCGGCACGGGCCTGGCCCACGGCGGCCTGCCAGCGTGCGCGCTCACCGCCCCACAGGTCGAAGGTGTAGCTGAAGCTGAGGTTGAGTACCTCGACGCCCTGGTAGCTGCCGCCAATCGGCGCCGGCGCAATCGATTCGGGCAGCTGCACGCCGGAGTACTGAGCGGCGGCGCCGAGCGTGGGCTTGCGCGCGGAATCGGCGATGCCTGCCTGGGCGATGGCCTGGCGCACGCGCGCATCGGCCGCATCGAGGCTCGGCGTGCCGGCGAGGGCTTCTGCGATCAGCGCATTGAGCTGGGCGTCGCCGAGCGAGGTCCACCAGTCCTGTGCAGGAAAGGCAGCATCCGACACGGCGGCTTCGGACAGGCTGCGCTGCGCCTGCAGGCTGTCGGCATCGAGCGGTGTGCCCTCGGGGGCAAGTCCGCGCGAACTTGCGCAGCCTGCGACGAGGACAGCAACGGCCAGTGCGGCGAGCACGGGCTTCAGCCCGCGATGCGGGCGGAGTGCGTAGGGAGTCATGGTCAGGTGTCGGAAAGGGAAAGGTTGTCGCGGACCTGTTCGAGCATCCGCATCAGCAGTTCGCGCTGGGCATCGTCCATGCCGTGCATCGCGCGCTCGCGCACGCGCTGACCGCATTGGTTGACGTCCAGCCACATGGCCTGGCCGGCGTCGGTCAGGTGGATGTTGATGCCACGGCGGTCAGCCGGATCGGCGACGCGGGCGACGATCCCGCGAGCCTCGAGCTTGTCCAGCAGGCGCGTCATCGCGCCGGGGTTGAGCTCGGCGTGGCGGGCGAGGTCGGTGACGCCGGCGGGGCCGAAGGACAGCAGCTTGAGCGTGATGTACTGGCTGAAGGTCAGCTCGTGGCCGGCCTTGGCCAGCTCATGCTCCATCCGCCCCCACATGGCATCGCGGACTTGCCTGAACAGCAGTCCCAGCGTGGAACCGCTGCAGGCGGCGAGAGGTAGCGTTTTCATCGGACGAAATTTTCTTCGCCCGGGCAATAGTTGTCAATGCAAATATTGTTGCAGCAATGGAACGACGGGTTGCGTCAGCTGAACAGGGTTCAGGCAGGGCGGCCGAGGACCAGTTCGAGGACGAACTTGCTGCCGAAGAAGGCAAGAACCAGCAGTCCCATCGCCGCCAGCGTCCAGCGCACCGCGGTGCCGCCGCGCCAGCCGTAGCGCCAGCGGCCCAGCAGCAGGCCACCGAAGGCCAGCCACGACAGCACGCTCAGGACAGTCTTGTGGACCAGGTGCTGGGCGAACAGGCTCTCGACGAACAGCACGCCGGTCAGCAGGGTCGCCGTGAGCAGCACGAAGCCGACCGCGATGGTGCGGAACAGCAGCGTCTCCAGTTCGACCAGCGGCGGCAGGGCGCGCAGCCAATGATGGAACTCGCGGCGACGCAGGGCCCGTTCCTGCAGCCACAGCATCACCGCCAGCAGCGCGGCGATGGCCAGGGTGGCGTAGGCGAGCAGGGCGAACCAGGCGTGCA
Above is a genomic segment from Lysobacter sp. S4-A87 containing:
- the radA gene encoding DNA repair protein RadA — translated: MPKPAAKPASKSRTAYVCSECGADFTKWQGQCGECGGWNTLSEFVVEPAAKAGASVAASRRSSWAGRADAPAVTALSDVRHSEEDRVSTGIGEFDRVLGGGLVHGSVVLVGGDPGIGKSTLLLQAISKMAGSLPGLYVTGEESLAQVAGRAARLGVSVEGVHALAETGVERVLEHAVKMRPGLIVADSVQTLWTEELSAAPGSVSQVRESAARLVRYAKETGTAVFLVGHVTKEGGIAGPRVLEHMVDAVLYFEGESGSRFRVLRAFKNRFGAVNELGVFVMGDKGLREVPNPSAIFLSGSHSPQPGSCVMVTREGTRPLLVEVQALVDASPLSNPRRVAVGMEGNRLAMLLAVLHRHGGVGVGDQDVFVNVVGGIRVQETAADLPVLLAVLSSLRDRPLAEQTVAFGEVGLSGEIRPVPNGEERLKEAATHGFKRAIVPRSNAPKSGRVGDMEVIAVERLADALEQA
- a CDS encoding MarR family transcriptional regulator, whose protein sequence is MKTLPLAACSGSTLGLLFRQVRDAMWGRMEHELAKAGHELTFSQYITLKLLSFGPAGVTDLARHAELNPGAMTRLLDKLEARGIVARVADPADRRGINIHLTDAGQAMWLDVNQCGQRVRERAMHGMDDAQRELLMRMLEQVRDNLSLSDT
- a CDS encoding DCC1-like thiol-disulfide oxidoreductase family protein, with product MSSSREKGEVWLVYDGECPVCNTYCRHARIRDAVGQLHLVDARQPGPLMDEITAAGLDIDQGMVVKFEDVLYYGPEAIRVLTLLSTPSGLFNRINYLFFGGRGRAGFFYPAGKAVRNLILKVMGIGYIENLKATSR
- a CDS encoding metalloregulator ArsR/SmtB family transcription factor, whose translation is MKVDAVFEALASTPRRKILAYLSETSMTAGEIAERFEMSKPALSKHLKILENAGLVRGEKKGQFVHYSLADQNMLATLHSFLTTFCPVGGPLKRESAAVAKAKGKRST
- a CDS encoding glutathione S-transferase family protein — translated: MSLVLYTGTRNASSWALRAWLALREQGIAFEERIVDIRRPQRFENLARIAQFSPPAAVPVLVDGDHVIFDSLAIMEYASELGATPLLPADIQQRARARSLLAWVHSGLSGICARLSFESSFYPQRRAMTADEVEQCDRLCRVWEQALAESGGPWLFGALSLADLAFVPVVQRIVSHRPDLDGFPLAHDWCERLLARPSVVEWMDEARALPVVVMDDYKP
- a CDS encoding DHA2 family efflux MFS transporter permease subunit, whose translation is MALTTIGLALASFMQVLDTTIANVSLPTISGNLGASANQATWVITSFAVSNAIALPLTGFMTRRFGERTLFTWATLAFVIASLLCGLANSMGLLVAARALQGFVAGPMYPVTQALLISIYPPHKRGQAIALLAMVTVVAPIAGPILGGWITDNYSWEWIFFINIPIGIFSSIVVGRQLKGRPERHEKPKMDYMGLAMLVLGVGALQIMLDLGNDEDWFNSTKIVWLAIVAAVALVVFVIWELTEKDPIVNLRLFRHRNFASGTLAMVMAYSAFFSVGLLVPLWLQRNLGYTPIWAGYASAPIGILPVLLTPLVGKYAPKFDLRILATFAFIVMAGTSFIRAGFNLDVNFERVAEVQLWQGLGVALFFMPVLTILLSDLEPHEIAAGSGLATFVRTLGGSFAASLTTWAWNQRSTVHHARLTESISAYDPAMQQTVTALGQGDPQRGAVALNQMISQQAVQIGFNEIFHLLGILFLLVIVFVWFAKPPFAAKMGGGAAAGGH
- a CDS encoding efflux RND transporter periplasmic adaptor subunit, which translates into the protein MTTEPNPNAPKGAVPPSNGKRKRALLILLAVVVVAGLSWSTWYMLVARWHEDTDDAYAQGNVVSIVPQTIGTVVGIDADDGMKVVAGQALVHLDPNDARVAFDQSVANLANTVRQVRGLYSAVDAGAADLAARQATVERARADLKRREGLVGNGAVSAEELAHARNELAVLEAGLRSINGNLSRNRALVDSTTVSSQPQVEAAASQLRQAYLNLQRTAIVAPVSGYVAKRQVQLGQRVQPGTTLMTIVPLEQIWVEANFKETQLSRMRIGQPVKVRADLYGSGVEYDGKVASLGMGTGSAFSLLPAQNASGNWIKIVQRVPVRIEIEPKQLAEHPLRLGLSMHVDVTVRDQDGAVLADARKGGKTLFTTAAYEQQLNDANALIGKVIKQNLPTAAHN
- the ccsA gene encoding cytochrome c biogenesis protein CcsA, with protein sequence MTIVLIAIALYLLATALLVTGVRQQPPRKSRLWLLPAWAGVLLHGLAHLLAWHQAGGADLHFYAALSLVGLGMAALTALVGGGGRMAALGVIVFPLAALTLFGYQHHGHVIAERLDWRLQLHAWFALLAYATLAIAALLAVMLWLQERALRRREFHHWLRALPPLVELETLLFRTIAVGFVLLTATLLTGVLFVESLFAQHLVHKTVLSVLSWLAFGGLLLGRWRYGWRGGTAVRWTLAAMGLLVLAFFGSKFVLELVLGRPA
- a CDS encoding efflux transporter outer membrane subunit, producing the protein MTPYALRPHRGLKPVLAALAVAVLVAGCASSRGLAPEGTPLDADSLQAQRSLSEAAVSDAAFPAQDWWTSLGDAQLNALIAEALAGTPSLDAADARVRQAIAQAGIADSARKPTLGAAAQYSGVQLPESIAPAPIGGSYQGVEVLNLSFSYTFDLWGGERARWQAAVGQARAAEVDAQAARLTLSSSIARTYVALAQAFAAHDVAVSDHERASQLLDLGRQRVAAGLDNQLQIRQAESAVASAQQQIQASEHEIEITRNALAALLGKGPDRGRDIAQPGLLNASTPRVPSVLPSELLGHRPDVVAARWRVEASQQGIKASKAAFYPTVNLVAIAGVAAGNLGDLFSSDALVYGGGPALTLPIFDGGRLRNQLARSDADYDLAVATYNQTLVGALREVADALHAARSLDGQIVSATQARDAAQDAWDIATSRYRAGLGTQLDVLAAQRPLLEADRVLTVLHAQRLAASIDLDRALGGGLALTAPDTTNDTNHDIAKASTP
- the purU gene encoding formyltetrahydrofolate deformylase, which codes for MPSSHYVLTLSCPDRPGIVNAVTGQLLRFEGNILDAQQYNDLETDRFFMRTVFALETGAIDALRDTFATLADGFGMRWSLRDRDVPRRVMLLASKFDHCLADVLYRWRIGELAMEITGVVSNHPRETYQYLDLDGIPFHCLPVVKGRKHEQEAELLALIEHTGTELVVLARYMQVLSETLATRLAGRCINIHHSFLPGFKGARPYHAAHARGVKLIGATAHFITADLDEGPIIEQDTQRVSHHDTPNDLIRIGRDIERRVLAQALRYWLDDRILLNGHRTVVFAV